The following are from one region of the Pelagibius sp. CAU 1746 genome:
- a CDS encoding universal stress protein: MFKHLLVPVDGSEHAARAVDVAGDLARHYGAKVTLLHVLTRAGGYQVPSELMAFEKIEHLRVTEHDIIEGAGQEILAKAEQRARDRGASDCATLLESGDPAGHIVRAAKSRGADLIVMGRRGLGDIGGLLLGSVTHKVSQAVDCCCLTVK, translated from the coding sequence ATGTTCAAGCATCTTCTCGTACCCGTCGACGGTTCGGAGCATGCCGCGCGCGCCGTCGACGTCGCCGGCGATCTGGCGCGGCACTACGGCGCCAAGGTCACGTTGCTGCACGTGCTGACCCGCGCCGGCGGTTACCAGGTGCCCAGCGAGCTGATGGCCTTCGAAAAGATCGAACACCTGCGCGTCACCGAGCACGACATCATCGAGGGCGCCGGGCAGGAGATCCTCGCAAAGGCCGAACAGCGTGCCCGCGACCGCGGCGCCAGCGACTGCGCCACGTTGCTGGAAAGCGGCGATCCCGCGGGCCACATCGTGCGGGCCGCAAAGAGCCGCGGTGCCGACCTGATCGTCATGGGCCGGCGCGGCCTCGGCGACATCGGTGGCCTGCTGCTGGGCAGCGTGACCCATAAGGTCTCGCAGGCTGTGGATTGCTGCTGCCTGACGGTAAAGTGA
- a CDS encoding SlyX family protein — protein MTGSDPKALEELEAQIAYNEKMLSDLSDVVVAQGQEIDRLKAEIDILGRQILQITEGEAGSH, from the coding sequence ATGACCGGCAGCGATCCCAAGGCGCTGGAGGAACTCGAGGCCCAGATCGCCTACAACGAGAAGATGCTGAGCGACCTCAGCGACGTCGTCGTCGCCCAGGGCCAGGAGATCGACCGGCTGAAGGCCGAGATCGACATCCTGGGGCGCCAGATCCTGCAGATCACCGAGGGCGAAGCCGGCTCGCACTGA
- a CDS encoding bifunctional DNA primase/polymerase, which translates to MAKAPDNRLSEDRQAAALAYGAAGWSVVPMAPRGKQPLLSWLEFQQRRASDEEIRDWFRRWPEANIAVVTGEISNIVVLDIDPRHGGEASLALLEDETGPIPSTVEALTGGGGRHLYFAYPGRRLRNRAGLRPGIDLRGDGGIIIVPPSVHPSGKRYTWAANHSPREADPAPLPERLRAELTARGSRQGRPLAYWRDLVAEGVPEGRRNSTIASFAGHLLWHDIDPDVVSEMLLCWNRVRCRPPLAEEEVLRTVRSITRLHEREDDSD; encoded by the coding sequence ATGGCCAAAGCGCCCGACAACAGACTGTCCGAAGATCGACAGGCCGCCGCCCTGGCCTATGGCGCGGCGGGTTGGTCCGTGGTGCCCATGGCGCCGCGCGGGAAGCAGCCCTTACTGTCCTGGCTGGAGTTTCAGCAACGCCGCGCCTCGGACGAGGAAATCCGTGACTGGTTCCGGCGCTGGCCAGAGGCGAACATCGCCGTGGTCACCGGCGAGATCTCCAACATCGTGGTGCTGGACATCGATCCGCGCCACGGCGGCGAGGCCTCGCTGGCTCTGCTGGAGGACGAGACAGGACCGATTCCCAGCACCGTGGAAGCCTTGACCGGAGGCGGCGGACGCCATCTCTACTTCGCCTATCCTGGACGCCGGCTGCGCAACCGGGCCGGCCTGCGTCCCGGCATCGACCTGCGCGGCGACGGCGGCATCATCATCGTGCCGCCCTCGGTCCATCCTTCCGGCAAGCGCTATACCTGGGCGGCCAACCACAGCCCGCGGGAGGCCGACCCGGCGCCCCTGCCCGAACGCTTGCGGGCCGAGTTGACCGCCCGGGGCAGCCGCCAGGGCCGCCCCCTCGCCTACTGGCGCGACCTGGTGGCCGAAGGCGTACCGGAAGGCAGGCGCAACAGCACCATCGCCTCCTTCGCCGGCCATCTGCTGTGGCACGACATCGACCCGGACGTTGTCAGCGAAATGCTGCTGTGCTGGAACCGCGTACGCTGCCGCCCGCCCTTGGCGGAGGAGGAAGTGCTTCGCACGGTGCGGAGCATCACCCGCCTGCACGAGCGCGAGGACGATTCGGACTGA
- a CDS encoding HPF/RaiA family ribosome-associated protein, whose amino-acid sequence MQTPLEITFRNMDHSDAVEARIREKVDKLEQVYDRITSCRVRVESINRQHTKGNLFQVNIELSVPGKQVVVGRNPGKNHAHEDVYVAVRDAFNAARRRLEDHSRRKAGKVKTHEVPPHGKVARLFPYEGYGFIETPDGGEIYFHQNSLVDGDFTKLEQGQEVRYVVAEKESEKGPQASTVKLIGKHHLA is encoded by the coding sequence ATGCAGACACCCCTGGAAATCACTTTCCGCAACATGGACCACTCCGACGCCGTCGAGGCCCGAATCCGCGAGAAGGTGGATAAGCTGGAGCAGGTCTACGACCGCATCACGTCCTGCCGGGTGCGGGTGGAATCGATCAACCGCCAGCACACCAAGGGGAACCTCTTCCAGGTCAACATTGAGCTGTCGGTGCCGGGCAAGCAGGTCGTGGTCGGCCGCAACCCCGGTAAGAACCATGCTCATGAAGATGTCTACGTGGCGGTGCGGGACGCCTTCAACGCGGCACGGCGCCGCTTGGAGGATCACTCGCGGCGAAAGGCGGGCAAGGTGAAGACGCACGAGGTGCCGCCGCACGGAAAGGTGGCGCGTTTATTCCCCTACGAAGGCTATGGCTTCATAGAGACGCCGGACGGCGGCGAGATCTATTTCCACCAGAACAGCCTGGTGGATGGCGATTTCACCAAGCTGGAGCAAGGCCAGGAGGTGCGCTACGTGGTCGCCGAGAAGGAGAGCGAGAAGGGGCCGCAAGCCAGCACGGTGAAGCTGATCGGCAAGCACCATCTGGCTTGA
- a CDS encoding ATP-binding protein, with the protein MAPSALAPEQLYTHCKLGGLDFETTADLEDLEEVIGQDRALEAIRFAAEIEQEGYNLFVLGPPGTGKHTTVSRILKEKAANEQVPPDWVYLNNFVTPHQPKALSLPTGRGRELQSAMKQLVDELRAAVPAAFESEDYRNRRQALEEGARERQENAFQALREKAEERSIALVRTPMGFAFAPMEDGAVMEPKTFNALPTEERKRIQEEIEKLQAELEEIVKQIPGWAKEHRDALHELNREVTAQTIDHPIDKLNARFGKIEGIGDHLEEVREDLLDNVHSLLQLESAAQQQGAGEAESVTPGHPLGNGFKRYAVNLVVNGEDSEGAPVIFENNPTLANLIGRVEHISEMGALITDFTLIKGGALHRANGGYLILDVLKVLSQPLAWDALKRALKAGKIRIESAGQMMSLISTVSLEPGDIPLKAKVILCGEPIYYYLLSAYDPEFATLFKVAADFEGAMDRSGPGEALFARQLATMVKQAKLRPLNRAAVARVMEHGARLAEDAEKLSINLRAICDLTREANFFAGKAGAAVTDAAHVQQAIDAQIRRADRLRERSYEAIQRGIVLLDTDGAAVGQINGLSVLQLGDFAFGRPSRITASVRLGAGKVIDIEREVELGGPIHSKGVLILSSYLASRFAGDRPLSLAASLVFEQSYGGIEGDSASSAELYALLSALSNVPLKQSLAVTGSVNQNGQVQAIGGVNEKIEGFFDICRQRGLTGDQGVLIPASNVMHLMLRRDVIDAVAAGQFHIYPVETIAQGLELLTGRPAGERSDAPDGRGRFPEASVNRLVEDRLIAFAEARRRFAAHDGDEAGAANGNQGGGSAGG; encoded by the coding sequence ATGGCACCTTCAGCGCTTGCGCCGGAACAGCTCTATACGCACTGCAAGCTCGGCGGCCTCGATTTCGAGACCACGGCAGACCTCGAGGACCTGGAGGAAGTCATCGGCCAGGACCGGGCGCTGGAAGCGATCCGCTTCGCCGCCGAGATCGAGCAGGAAGGCTACAACCTTTTCGTTCTCGGCCCGCCGGGCACCGGCAAGCACACCACGGTATCGCGCATTCTGAAGGAAAAGGCGGCGAATGAGCAGGTGCCCCCGGACTGGGTCTACCTCAACAACTTCGTCACGCCGCACCAGCCCAAGGCGCTCTCTCTGCCTACCGGCCGGGGCCGCGAGCTGCAAAGCGCCATGAAGCAGCTGGTCGATGAGCTGCGCGCCGCGGTGCCCGCGGCCTTCGAGAGCGAGGATTATCGCAACCGCCGCCAAGCCCTGGAGGAAGGCGCGCGCGAGCGGCAGGAAAATGCCTTTCAGGCCCTGCGCGAAAAAGCCGAGGAAAGGAGCATCGCTCTGGTGCGCACGCCGATGGGCTTCGCCTTCGCCCCCATGGAGGACGGCGCGGTGATGGAGCCAAAGACCTTCAACGCCCTGCCCACCGAGGAGCGCAAGCGTATCCAGGAGGAAATCGAGAAGCTGCAGGCCGAGCTAGAGGAGATCGTCAAGCAGATCCCCGGCTGGGCCAAGGAGCACCGCGACGCCCTGCACGAGCTGAACCGCGAAGTGACCGCCCAGACCATCGACCATCCCATCGACAAGTTGAACGCGCGCTTCGGCAAGATAGAGGGCATCGGCGATCATCTGGAGGAGGTCCGCGAGGATCTGCTGGACAATGTGCACTCCCTGCTGCAGCTGGAGAGCGCCGCGCAGCAGCAGGGCGCAGGAGAGGCCGAGTCCGTAACTCCCGGCCATCCCCTCGGCAACGGCTTCAAGCGCTATGCCGTAAACCTCGTCGTCAACGGCGAGGACAGCGAAGGCGCCCCGGTGATCTTCGAGAACAACCCCACCCTGGCGAACCTCATCGGCCGGGTGGAGCACATTTCCGAGATGGGCGCTTTGATCACCGACTTCACCCTGATCAAAGGCGGCGCGCTGCACCGCGCCAACGGCGGCTACCTGATCCTCGACGTTCTGAAGGTATTGAGCCAGCCTTTGGCCTGGGATGCCCTGAAGAGGGCTCTCAAGGCCGGCAAGATCCGTATCGAATCGGCGGGGCAGATGATGAGCCTCATCAGCACGGTATCGCTGGAGCCCGGCGACATTCCCCTGAAAGCCAAGGTGATTCTCTGCGGCGAGCCGATCTACTACTACCTGCTGAGCGCCTACGACCCCGAGTTCGCGACACTGTTCAAGGTCGCCGCCGACTTCGAGGGCGCCATGGACCGCAGCGGCCCGGGCGAAGCGCTCTTCGCGCGCCAACTGGCGACCATGGTGAAGCAGGCGAAGCTGCGGCCGCTGAACCGCGCCGCCGTGGCCCGCGTCATGGAGCACGGCGCCCGCCTGGCCGAGGACGCCGAGAAGCTCTCCATCAACCTGCGGGCCATTTGCGACCTGACGCGCGAAGCGAACTTCTTCGCAGGCAAGGCCGGTGCCGCGGTGACCGACGCGGCGCACGTGCAGCAAGCCATCGACGCTCAGATCCGCCGTGCCGACCGCCTGCGCGAGCGCAGCTACGAAGCCATTCAGCGCGGCATCGTCCTGCTGGACACCGATGGCGCCGCCGTGGGCCAGATCAACGGCCTCAGCGTCCTGCAACTGGGCGACTTCGCCTTTGGACGGCCCAGCCGCATCACCGCAAGCGTGCGCCTGGGCGCCGGCAAGGTCATCGACATCGAGCGTGAGGTAGAGTTGGGCGGCCCCATCCACTCCAAGGGCGTGCTCATCCTTTCCTCCTACCTGGCCAGCCGTTTTGCCGGCGACAGGCCGCTGTCCCTGGCCGCCAGCCTGGTCTTCGAACAGTCCTACGGCGGGATCGAAGGCGACAGCGCCTCCTCCGCCGAGCTCTATGCCCTGCTCTCGGCGCTCAGCAATGTGCCGCTGAAGCAGAGCCTGGCAGTCACGGGATCGGTGAACCAGAACGGACAGGTTCAGGCGATCGGCGGAGTCAACGAGAAGATCGAGGGATTCTTCGACATCTGCAGGCAGCGCGGCCTGACCGGCGACCAGGGCGTGCTGATCCCGGCAAGCAACGTCATGCACCTGATGCTGCGCCGGGATGTCATCGACGCCGTGGCCGCTGGCCAATTCCACATCTATCCGGTGGAGACCATCGCCCAGGGCCTCGAGCTGCTGACTGGGCGGCCCGCCGGCGAACGCAGCGACGCCCCGGATGGCAGGGGCCGCTTCCCGGAGGCGTCGGTCAACCGCCTGGTCGAGGATCGCCTGATCGCCTTTGCCGAGGCGCGCCGCCGCTTTGCCGCCCATGATGGCGACGAAGCCGGCGCGGCGAACGGCAATCAGGGAGGCGGCAGTGCCGGCGGCTGA
- the acsA gene encoding acetate--CoA ligase yields the protein MDIIHKQDPALLAQANLRDYDAVCGSFSWDSARAELDGLPGGGLNIAYEAVDRHLARGDGEKVAIRWLGKDGGRRDITYKQTAAASSRFANVLKSLGVARGEAVFGLMGRRPELYEAMLGILKNGSVFSPLFSAFGPEPLKARMAIGSAKALVTTDALYSRKVAAWRGELPDLDHVLLVRTTDKPLPEGCVDLAAAMAEASEDFAIAETGPEDRALLHFTSGTTGKPKGALHVHGAVVAHHITGRYALDLHADDIYWCTADPGWVTGTSYGIIAPLTNGTTMIVDEAEFDAERWYRTLQDEKVTVWYSAPTAIRMLMRAGKEVAENYDLSSLRFLASVGEPLNPEAVVWSNATFGKPFHDNWWQTETGGIMIANYAAMDVKPGSMGRPLPGIEAGIVERKAEGGVTEVTKPMALGELALRPGWPSMMRGYLNEEARYRKCFADGWYLSGDLAMRDSDGYFWFVGRADDVIKSAGHLIGPFEVESALMEHPAVAEVGVIGIPDETAGEVVKAFVGLKPKVEPSEELRKELLGHARKRLGPAVAPRDIAFRSNLPKTRSGKIMRRLLKARELGLPEGDLSTLESDEQK from the coding sequence TTGGATATTATCCACAAGCAGGATCCGGCTCTGCTCGCGCAGGCCAATTTGCGCGACTATGACGCCGTTTGCGGCAGTTTCTCCTGGGACAGCGCCCGCGCGGAGCTGGACGGCCTGCCCGGCGGCGGCCTCAACATCGCCTACGAGGCAGTCGACCGCCACCTGGCCCGCGGCGACGGCGAGAAGGTCGCGATCCGCTGGCTGGGCAAGGATGGCGGCCGCCGGGATATTACCTACAAACAAACGGCGGCGGCCAGCAGCCGCTTCGCCAATGTGCTGAAGTCGCTGGGCGTGGCACGCGGCGAGGCGGTCTTCGGCCTCATGGGCCGGCGCCCGGAACTTTACGAGGCGATGCTCGGCATCCTGAAGAACGGCAGCGTCTTCTCGCCGCTGTTCTCCGCCTTCGGGCCGGAGCCCTTGAAGGCGCGCATGGCCATCGGCAGCGCCAAGGCGCTGGTCACCACCGACGCGCTTTACAGCCGCAAGGTCGCGGCCTGGCGCGGCGAACTGCCGGACCTCGACCACGTGCTGCTGGTACGCACGACCGACAAGCCGCTGCCCGAAGGCTGTGTCGATCTGGCTGCTGCCATGGCTGAAGCTTCCGAAGACTTCGCGATCGCAGAGACCGGGCCGGAAGACCGCGCCCTGCTGCACTTCACAAGCGGCACCACCGGCAAACCCAAGGGCGCCCTCCACGTGCACGGCGCGGTGGTGGCGCACCACATCACCGGGCGCTACGCCCTGGACCTGCATGCCGACGACATCTACTGGTGCACGGCGGATCCGGGCTGGGTGACCGGCACTTCCTACGGCATCATCGCGCCGCTGACCAACGGCACGACGATGATCGTCGACGAGGCGGAATTCGATGCCGAGCGCTGGTACCGGACCCTGCAGGACGAGAAGGTGACGGTGTGGTACTCGGCGCCGACGGCGATCCGCATGCTGATGCGCGCCGGCAAGGAAGTGGCGGAAAACTATGACCTCTCCAGCCTGCGCTTCCTGGCCAGCGTCGGCGAGCCGCTGAACCCCGAGGCGGTGGTGTGGAGTAACGCGACCTTCGGCAAGCCCTTCCACGACAACTGGTGGCAGACCGAGACCGGCGGCATCATGATCGCCAACTACGCCGCCATGGACGTGAAGCCCGGTTCCATGGGGCGGCCCCTGCCGGGGATCGAGGCAGGCATTGTCGAGCGCAAGGCCGAGGGTGGCGTCACCGAGGTCACCAAGCCCATGGCGCTGGGCGAACTCGCCTTGCGGCCCGGCTGGCCCTCGATGATGCGCGGCTACCTGAACGAGGAAGCGCGCTACAGGAAGTGCTTCGCCGACGGCTGGTACCTCTCCGGCGACCTGGCGATGCGCGATTCCGACGGCTACTTCTGGTTCGTCGGGCGCGCCGACGACGTGATCAAGTCGGCCGGACACTTGATCGGCCCCTTCGAGGTGGAAAGCGCGCTCATGGAGCATCCCGCCGTCGCCGAGGTCGGCGTCATCGGCATCCCCGACGAGACGGCGGGCGAGGTGGTGAAGGCCTTCGTCGGCCTGAAGCCGAAGGTCGAGCCCAGCGAGGAACTGCGCAAGGAACTGCTGGGCCACGCCCGCAAGCGCCTGGGCCCCGCGGTGGCGCCGCGCGACATCGCCTTCCGCAGCAACCTGCCGAAGACGCGCAGCGGCAAGATCATGCGCCGCCTCTTGAAGGCGCGCGAACTGGGCCTGCCGGAAGGAGATCTCTCGACCCTTGAAAGCGACGAGCAGAAATGA
- the pdhA gene encoding pyruvate dehydrogenase (acetyl-transferring) E1 component subunit alpha: MTKPRLSRAHALHLLKQMLRIRRFEEKCAELYTQEKIRGFLHLYIGEEANAVGVMEALQPEDAIVATYREHGHALARGLSMNGVMAEMYGKQEGCSRGRGGSMHIFDKAANFYGGNAIVGGGLPLAVGLALADKLQGRDRVTACFFGEGAVAEGEFHESLNLAALWDLPVLFVCENNLYAMGSALDLTESETDIHKKAESYRVASQVVDGMDVVAVEAAAQAAVEAARRDGKPQFLECRTYRFRAHSMFDAQLYREKGEVEEWKGKGPILRYQTWLRETGIAHESDFDAMEKEAAEEVQASVDFAEAGTWEPVEELLRHTYAEEGGDPAVTVGAAPPPEMTYREAMREALREALSQDPRVFLMGEDVGHYGGCYAVSMGLLQDFGPERIRDTPLSESGFTGAGVGAAVNGLRPIVEVMTVNFSLLALDQILNSAATLRHMSGGQCGVPLVIRMATGAGKQLAAQHSHSLEGWFAHIPGIKILAPATVADARAMLAPALADPDPVLIFENVMLYNRKAAEEAGLAPAPESAWRAALRRPGKDVTLISYGGALWRTLAAAEVLAGEGIEAEVIDLRCLRPLDDETIAASVAKTRRAVIVDDGWRSGSLAAEISARITECCFWSLDAPLERVCGAEVPIPYPQHLEQASIPQPPQIAAAARRALHRS, encoded by the coding sequence ATGACCAAGCCCCGCCTCAGCCGCGCGCACGCCCTTCATCTGCTGAAGCAGATGCTGCGCATCCGCCGCTTCGAGGAAAAGTGCGCCGAGCTCTACACTCAGGAAAAGATCCGCGGCTTCCTGCACCTCTACATCGGCGAGGAGGCCAACGCCGTGGGCGTCATGGAGGCCCTGCAGCCGGAGGACGCCATCGTCGCCACCTACCGCGAGCACGGCCACGCCCTGGCGCGCGGCCTCTCCATGAACGGCGTCATGGCGGAGATGTACGGCAAGCAGGAGGGATGTAGCCGCGGGCGCGGCGGCTCCATGCACATCTTCGACAAGGCGGCCAATTTCTATGGCGGTAACGCCATCGTCGGCGGCGGCCTGCCGCTTGCGGTGGGCCTGGCGCTGGCCGACAAGCTGCAGGGACGCGATCGCGTCACCGCCTGCTTCTTCGGCGAGGGCGCGGTGGCCGAGGGCGAGTTCCACGAGAGCCTGAACCTGGCGGCGCTCTGGGACCTGCCGGTGCTCTTCGTCTGCGAGAACAATCTCTACGCCATGGGCTCGGCTCTCGACCTGACGGAGTCCGAGACCGACATCCACAAGAAGGCGGAGAGCTACCGCGTCGCTTCCCAGGTGGTGGACGGCATGGACGTGGTTGCTGTGGAGGCCGCGGCCCAGGCCGCCGTCGAGGCGGCGCGCCGCGACGGCAAGCCGCAGTTCCTGGAATGCCGCACCTACCGCTTCCGCGCCCATTCCATGTTCGATGCCCAGCTCTACCGCGAGAAGGGCGAGGTGGAGGAATGGAAGGGCAAGGGCCCGATCCTGCGCTACCAGACCTGGCTGCGCGAGACCGGCATCGCCCACGAGAGCGACTTCGACGCCATGGAGAAGGAGGCCGCCGAGGAGGTCCAGGCCTCGGTCGACTTCGCCGAGGCGGGAACCTGGGAGCCGGTCGAAGAGCTGCTGCGCCATACCTATGCCGAGGAGGGGGGCGACCCTGCCGTCACCGTCGGCGCCGCGCCGCCGCCGGAGATGACCTACCGCGAGGCCATGCGCGAGGCCCTGCGCGAGGCGCTGAGCCAGGATCCTCGGGTCTTCCTCATGGGCGAGGACGTCGGCCACTACGGCGGCTGCTATGCGGTCTCCATGGGGCTGCTGCAGGACTTCGGGCCGGAGCGCATCCGCGACACGCCGCTTTCCGAATCCGGCTTCACCGGGGCCGGCGTCGGCGCGGCGGTCAACGGCCTGCGGCCCATCGTCGAGGTGATGACCGTGAACTTCAGCCTGCTGGCCCTCGACCAGATCCTCAATTCTGCGGCGACCCTGCGCCACATGTCCGGCGGCCAGTGCGGCGTGCCCCTGGTGATTCGCATGGCGACCGGCGCCGGCAAGCAGCTCGCCGCCCAGCACTCGCACAGCCTGGAGGGCTGGTTCGCGCACATCCCCGGCATCAAGATCCTGGCGCCGGCGACGGTGGCCGACGCGCGGGCCATGCTGGCCCCGGCGCTGGCCGACCCGGACCCGGTGCTGATCTTCGAGAACGTCATGCTCTACAACCGCAAGGCCGCGGAGGAAGCGGGTCTGGCGCCGGCGCCGGAGAGCGCCTGGCGGGCGGCGCTGCGCCGCCCCGGCAAGGACGTGACGTTGATTTCCTATGGCGGCGCGCTGTGGCGCACCCTGGCGGCGGCGGAGGTCCTGGCGGGCGAGGGCATCGAGGCGGAGGTCATCGACCTGCGCTGTCTCAGGCCGCTGGACGATGAAACCATCGCCGCCTCCGTGGCCAAGACGCGGCGCGCCGTCATCGTCGACGACGGCTGGCGCAGCGGCAGCCTGGCGGCGGAGATCTCCGCGCGCATCACCGAGTGCTGCTTCTGGTCGCTGGACGCGCCGCTGGAGCGGGTCTGCGGCGCCGAGGTGCCGATCCCCTATCCGCAGCACCTGGAGCAGGCCTCCATCCCCCAGCCGCCGCAGATCGCCGCCGCGGCCAGGCGCGCCCTGCATCGGTCATGA
- a CDS encoding dihydrolipoamide acetyltransferase family protein: MSDFLMPSLGSDMEAGTLVEWLKQPGEAVQRGDVVAVVETQKGAIEIECFQDGVLEQYLVDIGQTVPVGTPLARIRGAGEAAAPPAEKPRPAPEASPTPLPLPVAPPPVASKAARTSGVAASPAARQLAAERGLDLAALEGSGPGGAVVLADVEGAAAAGPKPTAKAGGLNLDEMRRAIAAAMSRSKREIPHYYLSHDIDLAAATSWLEATNAAREPAQRLLMGALFLKAVALALKKHKAFNGFYREGGFVPSAAVHIGIAVSIRGGGLVAPAVHDTDTLGLDAIMAKMRDLVARVRAGTLRSSELADPTVTVSSLGERGVEGMYSIIYPPQVAILGIGKVTERPTVVGGAVDGKIAPRPLVTVTLAGDHRVSDGHRGALLLNDIDRLLQEPEAL; encoded by the coding sequence ATGAGCGACTTCCTCATGCCCTCGCTGGGCTCCGACATGGAGGCCGGCACCCTGGTCGAGTGGCTGAAGCAGCCGGGCGAGGCGGTGCAGCGCGGCGACGTCGTCGCCGTGGTCGAAACCCAGAAGGGCGCCATCGAGATCGAGTGTTTCCAGGACGGCGTCCTGGAGCAGTATCTCGTCGACATCGGCCAGACTGTGCCCGTCGGCACGCCGTTGGCGCGCATCCGCGGGGCGGGGGAAGCCGCGGCGCCGCCAGCGGAAAAACCGAGACCGGCGCCGGAAGCGTCCCCAACGCCCCTGCCGCTACCGGTGGCCCCGCCGCCCGTGGCGTCCAAGGCGGCAAGGACCAGCGGCGTCGCCGCCTCTCCGGCGGCGCGGCAACTGGCCGCCGAACGCGGCCTCGACCTCGCCGCCCTCGAGGGCAGCGGCCCCGGCGGCGCGGTGGTGCTGGCCGACGTGGAGGGCGCCGCGGCAGCCGGGCCGAAGCCAACAGCGAAAGCCGGCGGCTTGAATCTCGACGAGATGCGCAGGGCCATTGCCGCGGCCATGAGCCGTTCCAAGCGCGAGATCCCGCACTACTACCTGTCCCATGATATCGACCTGGCGGCGGCAACGTCCTGGCTGGAAGCGACCAACGCGGCGCGCGAGCCGGCGCAGCGCCTGCTCATGGGCGCGCTGTTCCTCAAGGCGGTTGCGCTGGCACTGAAGAAGCACAAGGCCTTCAACGGCTTCTATCGCGAGGGCGGCTTCGTGCCGAGCGCGGCGGTCCACATCGGCATCGCGGTCTCCATTCGCGGCGGCGGCTTGGTGGCGCCGGCGGTCCACGACACCGACACGCTCGGCCTCGACGCCATCATGGCGAAGATGCGCGACCTGGTGGCGCGGGTGCGCGCCGGCACGCTGCGCTCCTCGGAGCTGGCGGACCCGACGGTGACGGTCTCCAGCCTGGGCGAGCGCGGCGTCGAGGGCATGTACTCCATCATCTACCCGCCGCAGGTCGCCATCCTCGGTATCGGTAAGGTGACCGAGCGGCCCACGGTCGTCGGGGGGGCGGTTGACGGTAAGATAGCGCCGCGGCCGCTGGTCACCGTCACCCTGGCCGGCGACCACCGGGTGAGCGACGGCCACCGCGGCGCCCTCTTGCTGAACGACATCGACCGACTGCTGCAGGAGCCCGAAGCCCTATGA
- a CDS encoding phosphopantetheine-binding protein yields MTPDEARQVFFEELGNIAPEWDPAEIDPGADIREAMDIDSMDLLNLVIALHKRTGIDIPEADYAKLITIGGAVAYLSAKSGG; encoded by the coding sequence ATGACTCCAGACGAAGCGCGCCAGGTCTTCTTCGAAGAGCTGGGCAACATCGCCCCCGAGTGGGATCCGGCGGAGATCGATCCCGGCGCGGACATCCGCGAGGCCATGGACATCGACTCCATGGACCTGCTGAACCTGGTCATCGCACTCCACAAGCGTACCGGCATCGACATTCCCGAGGCCGACTACGCAAAGCTGATCACCATCGGCGGCGCCGTCGCCTATTTGAGCGCCAAGAGCGGCGGCTAG
- a CDS encoding SPW repeat protein, translating to MTTSIKHGWLTEHRGWEDFCSAGCGLLIVLSPILGTGDAVAAVSISAGLAGVLITMLALLEVMQLQRWEEVLEFACGLWVVVSPLVFGYGGTLRLAHFLLGATVAALALLELWQDRKRRLEG from the coding sequence ATGACCACTTCTATAAAACACGGCTGGCTCACCGAGCACCGCGGCTGGGAGGACTTCTGCTCCGCCGGCTGCGGCTTGCTCATCGTTCTCTCGCCGATCCTGGGCACCGGGGATGCCGTTGCGGCCGTGTCCATCAGTGCCGGCCTGGCCGGCGTCCTCATCACCATGCTGGCGCTGCTGGAGGTCATGCAGTTGCAGCGCTGGGAAGAAGTGTTGGAGTTCGCCTGCGGCCTCTGGGTCGTGGTTTCGCCCCTGGTCTTCGGCTACGGCGGGACTCTGCGCCTCGCGCATTTCCTGCTCGGCGCCACGGTCGCGGCGCTGGCACTGCTGGAGCTGTGGCAGGACCGCAAGCGCCGCCTGGAGGGCTAG